The nucleotide window GGCGCGCCGGGTAGTCTCAGTCGTGTCGCACCCGCGGCGTCCGACACCGTCAGCTCGGTGGCCCCGCCGACAGACGCTGCCTGCGCAGTCCAGAGCGGGCGTCCCGACGTCGTGGAGGACCGTTGGGGGCCTGGTGGCCCCTGGCCGGGACCGGATGGCCCCGTGGCGCCCACTGCTGCGTCGCTTGCACCAGACTCCAGCACGTTCCCAGTTCGGGCGTCGAGGACCGTCCAGGGCGCCTTTCCGTCAGCAGAGTAAGCAAGTCGATCTCCGTCCAGCCACCGCGCGGTGGGTAGCGGCTTCGGACCTACCGCCATGAAGAACTGCTCTGCGCGCTCCAGTGCGCGCGCCAAGCCCAGGGAGTCCTGCCCCTGCCCCTGAGCACTGGCAACGGGCGTCCACGAGAGCAGTAGCGCACCGACCCGCCAGAAGTGACCGAGCATGCTTCAGCGGCTCCGCGTGGCCGGGGTACGCTGGTTGCCCTGGTGAAGGGTGAGATTGGTGACTGTACCGCCGTCAGGCGTAGTGAACTCCACGGCGATGGGTCCCGCCGAGAAGCGCTGCTCCGACTGAGCGGTCAGGGGGAGCTCCGGATTGGCGCCCACCTTCACGAAGAGCTTGTCCCCGTCGCGCCGGAAGGTCAGGACGAGCCCGGCCGCTGTCCGGTACTCACCGACGTAGCGGTCGAGTACGGCCGCCTGCAGTACGACCGCAGGTGTGGCAGGCCCCTGGGGTCCCTGCGGCGCGGGCGCCTCCGGCAGGGCGTCCACGAACTCCGCCATACGCTTTCGCTTCGCCTCGTTCGGAAGGCGACCGATCCCGCCGCCAATGTTGTCGACCATGTGCGACGCCTTGGTCGTCCCCACACGGACCGCGGTCACCGCCGGGTGGCTGACGACGTACTTGAGAAAGAACTGCGCCCAGCTGGTGGCGTCGAATTCGGCGGCCCAGGCCGGCAAGGGCCTGGTTCCCGCGCGCTGAAGCAGCCTGTTGACAACCGCAACCGTGCCGCCCTCGCGTGATGCAGCACCGCCGAAGGGAAAGTACGCCAGCACACCGATCCTCCGCTGCTGAGCAAGTGGAAGGATCGTTGCCTCGACGGCCCGATTGTCGATGGCGTAGTCGACGCTGATGAAGTCGATCGGCTCGTTGCGCATGACCGACTCGACCGCAGTGTGCTGGTTCGGGAACGCCGCCGTCACGCCGATGTACCGGACGCGCCCCTGCTTCTTCATTTCCCTCAGAACGGCGAGGGACGTCGCGAGGTCGGGGCGCAGGACGCTGACCTGGATCAGGTCGATCCTGGGCACCCTGAGCCTCGCGAAGGATGCCTCGACCCCCGCTCTCGCGACGGCGGCGGGATCGACGTTTGATCCGGGCGTCCCCGGCGTGGGGCGCAGTTGCGTCGACCAGAAGATCCTGTCCTGAATCCCGAGCTCGCTGGCAATGGTGCCGGCGACCTGGTCCGCCGAGTCCCAGCCGTGCACCGTGTCGAGAAGTTTGCCACCGTGGTCGACCAGCGTCTGGAAGACTTCCTTGAGCGCGGCGTGATCCGCAGGGACGTTCCCCCGGCTGAGCCCGATGACCGGGAGCATCTCGCCTCTGGATGGAATGGCCCGCTGAATGAGCTGTCTCTGCGACCGCTGGAGCGCGCGGAGCAGCTCCGGAGTGAGCGCGAGCGTTGCGCCAGCGGCGGCGCTGACTCCAAGCAACTTGCGACGGCTGATCATCGATCGTCTTTCCTTTTGGTGGCACCGCACCCGTATTCACAGTTGGCCGTCGAGTTCGACGCGAACAGGTGGGCGCAATTCGTTCCCGAGTACATCGTGAGTCGTTGCTCTACTTTCGCGTCAGCGGCATGCGCTGCGCGTTTTGCTCCATGATGGCACTCGTGACCTTCCCCTGGCCGTCGGGCTGGAACTCGAAGAAGACTTCGCGGCGCTGGAAGCGGGTCTCTGACCGGGCGGCGAGGGGGTACTCCCCACCGGTGTTCAGCCTCACGAGCAGCGTCGTCCCGTCGCGGCGGAAGGCCGCGGTGAGTCCAGACGCCGCCTGGTACTCACCCACGTAGCGGTCCAGGATGGCCGCGGACAGCGCAATCCCCGGTGCCTGGGGTGCCGGCGGCGGCGCAGCAACTGCGGGGAGTGCATCGATGAACGCCGCCATGCGCTTGCGCGTCGCTTGGTCCGGCAGCCGGCCGATTCCGCCTCCGATGTTGTCGACCATATGCGTCACTTTGGTCGTCCCTACACGGGCCACGGTGACATCCGGGTGGCTGATCACATACTTCAGGAAGAACTGCGCCCAGGTCGTGGCGTCGAAACCGGCCGCCCACTCCGGAAGCGGCCGGTTGCCGACGCGCGCAAAGAGGTTGCGGGGGACGGCGCCGCAACTCGTTCCTGCATTGTTGCCGAAGGGGAAGAACGCCATTACGCCGATCTTCCGCTCCCGGGCGAGCGGCAGGACCACGTTCTCGACGCGTTCGCGATCGCCCACGTCGTAGTTGACGCCGATGAAGTCGATCTGCTCGTTGCGCATGACCGCCTCGACCCCGGGATACTCCCCAGCTCCGTTCCTGCCTATCGCCTGCACGCCGATGTACCGGACGCGCCCCGCCTGCTTGTGCGCCTTCAGTGCCGCGAACCACGTCGCGAACGCCGCCGGGTCGCCCCC belongs to Gemmatimonadales bacterium and includes:
- a CDS encoding DPP IV N-terminal domain-containing protein: MLGHFWRVGALLLSWTPVASAQGQGQDSLGLARALERAEQFFMAVGPKPLPTARWLDGDRLAYSADGKAPWTVLDARTGNVLESGASDAAVGATGPSGPGQGPPGPQRSSTTSGRPLWTAQAASVGGATELTVSDAAGATRLRLPGAPNHGWSIPQRAWSPDQRFLVALRVDNREIHRIPIVDYSSAIEGVSYAPYPKTGTPLPVTELHIVDPAAAVARSVQLDSRDAYVWLLG
- a CDS encoding aldo/keto reductase, whose product is MISRRKLLGVSAAAGATLALTPELLRALQRSQRQLIQRAIPSRGEMLPVIGLSRGNVPADHAALKEVFQTLVDHGGKLLDTVHGWDSADQVAGTIASELGIQDRIFWSTQLRPTPGTPGSNVDPAAVARAGVEASFARLRVPRIDLIQVSVLRPDLATSLAVLREMKKQGRVRYIGVTAAFPNQHTAVESVMRNEPIDFISVDYAIDNRAVEATILPLAQQRRIGVLAYFPFGGAASREGGTVAVVNRLLQRAGTRPLPAWAAEFDATSWAQFFLKYVVSHPAVTAVRVGTTKASHMVDNIGGGIGRLPNEAKRKRMAEFVDALPEAPAPQGPQGPATPAVVLQAAVLDRYVGEYRTAAGLVLTFRRDGDKLFVKVGANPELPLTAQSEQRFSAGPIAVEFTTPDGGTVTNLTLHQGNQRTPATRSR
- a CDS encoding aldo/keto reductase; protein product: MISRRKLLEITIGSGAALALTPELLRALQAVQQPGGALIQRAIPSTGESIPTVGLSFSNHVACADRTALKEVVRTFADNGARVFDAMHGSADSERFHATVAKELGIQDRLFWSTRGTPPGGPGGPTPPVAASVNTHIETWLERLGVPRMDLVMLGTGGDPAAFATWFAALKAHKQAGRVRYIGVQAIGRNGAGEYPGVEAVMRNEQIDFIGVNYDVGDRERVENVVLPLARERKIGVMAFFPFGNNAGTSCGAVPRNLFARVGNRPLPEWAAGFDATTWAQFFLKYVISHPDVTVARVGTTKVTHMVDNIGGGIGRLPDQATRKRMAAFIDALPAVAAPPPAPQAPGIALSAAILDRYVGEYQAASGLTAAFRRDGTTLLVRLNTGGEYPLAARSETRFQRREVFFEFQPDGQGKVTSAIMEQNAQRMPLTRK